A portion of the Acidobacteriota bacterium genome contains these proteins:
- a CDS encoding CotH kinase family protein produces the protein MGATQRFPGDQIFVTTALHKMHITIAPSEWAVLQTSTARGGTASGTLGGSQYRDDKGRLIHVGSGFGGYFPWARADVNVVPAGAGDDESAGTALQFKDAGIRYKGNSSFTSSSAAVPLHANFKLKFDVFGANGKWDGEKTFNLHPGVIDTSKMREAIAYSVFRAAGVPAPRTTYAEVTFTVPGVIATSSAGLFTIIEDVNKTFLERVLPPGTGLLMKPEGLRGGVRSLGDVWSQYAPILRPDRDATLHEQQRVMEFSKLVSQTDVALFRSRIGDYLDVETFLRFIAVNAFLVNWDGYLRGGHNFYLYLDPADDKFRFLPWDLDLSLGGRMGRGAETSDIMAPAGTDQPLIYWLLDDPAVAARYKAIVRELGGTAFDAANLTKLIDSLEAVGSGRGPSPRAFLDTRAAYVRGLIAGWK, from the coding sequence GTGGGGGCAACGCAGCGTTTCCCTGGCGATCAGATTTTCGTCACCACGGCGCTTCACAAGATGCACATCACGATTGCGCCATCCGAGTGGGCCGTGCTCCAGACGAGTACCGCGCGCGGCGGCACGGCCAGCGGCACGCTGGGGGGATCCCAGTATCGCGACGACAAGGGCCGGCTCATCCATGTGGGGAGCGGGTTCGGTGGGTACTTTCCCTGGGCGCGGGCGGACGTCAACGTTGTTCCTGCCGGCGCCGGCGATGACGAATCCGCCGGGACCGCGCTCCAGTTCAAAGACGCTGGTATCCGCTACAAGGGCAACTCGAGCTTCACGTCCTCGTCAGCCGCGGTGCCGCTCCACGCCAACTTCAAGCTGAAGTTCGACGTGTTTGGCGCGAACGGAAAGTGGGACGGCGAGAAGACGTTCAACCTCCATCCTGGCGTCATCGACACGTCGAAGATGCGCGAGGCGATCGCTTACTCGGTGTTTCGGGCCGCCGGCGTTCCCGCGCCCCGGACCACGTATGCGGAAGTGACTTTCACGGTGCCTGGAGTGATTGCGACCTCGTCGGCGGGGTTGTTCACCATCATCGAGGACGTGAACAAGACTTTTCTTGAGCGCGTGCTGCCGCCGGGAACCGGACTCCTGATGAAACCGGAAGGCCTGCGGGGCGGTGTCCGGAGCCTGGGCGATGTGTGGAGCCAATACGCGCCGATTCTGCGGCCGGATCGGGACGCGACGCTCCACGAGCAGCAGCGCGTCATGGAGTTTTCGAAACTGGTCTCGCAGACCGACGTCGCGCTCTTCCGATCGCGCATCGGGGACTATCTCGATGTTGAAACGTTCCTGCGCTTCATCGCGGTCAACGCGTTCCTGGTGAACTGGGACGGTTATCTGCGCGGTGGCCACAATTTCTATCTGTATCTGGATCCCGCCGACGACAAGTTCCGGTTCCTCCCGTGGGATCTGGATTTGTCGCTGGGCGGCCGCATGGGGCGGGGCGCAGAGACGTCCGACATCATGGCGCCCGCGGGCACCGACCAGCCGCTGATCTACTGGCTGCTTGATGATCCGGCGGTCGCCGCTCGCTACAAGGCGATCGTGCGCGAACTTGGTGGCACGGCCTTCGACGCGGCGAATCTCACGAAACTCATTGACTCGCTCGAGGCCGTGGGCTCCGGCCGCGGTCCATCGCCGCGCGCCTTCCTCGACACCCGCGCCGCCTACGTGCGCGGCCTGATCGCCGGCTGGAAGTAG
- a CDS encoding magnesium transporter has protein sequence MQIDLHDSVLQHIQADVVRLLPDQTVADALDALRTHGADHDIVYIYVVDSEKRLTGVVPTRALLASRPERPLGEIMQGDVVAIPDWATVLVAAEYFVSQRFLAFPVVSSSGELVGQVDVRVFTDEVVGHAKRSFDDIFQIIGVHATQGRTVWLGFRDRFPWLLTNVTGGLLCAVLVSQYEHLLDAAVVLAVFLPMVLALAESISMQSATLTLHNLHSGGMTWALLGPAMRRELSVAALLGSGCGLLVGGISWAWKGNGELAFALGGAIAFSMATAALLGLLLPTMLHAGKLDPKIAAGPIVLAVADVCALLIYFNLAALFV, from the coding sequence ATGCAGATCGACTTGCACGATTCCGTGCTCCAGCACATCCAGGCCGACGTCGTCCGCCTCCTGCCCGACCAGACAGTGGCCGACGCGCTTGATGCGCTGCGCACCCACGGCGCCGATCACGACATCGTCTACATCTACGTCGTGGACAGTGAGAAACGACTGACCGGCGTTGTACCCACCCGCGCGCTGCTGGCCTCGCGGCCTGAACGGCCGCTGGGCGAAATCATGCAGGGCGACGTGGTGGCCATTCCCGACTGGGCCACGGTGCTCGTGGCGGCGGAGTACTTCGTCAGCCAGCGATTCCTGGCGTTCCCGGTCGTGTCGTCCAGTGGCGAACTCGTGGGCCAGGTGGACGTGCGCGTGTTCACCGACGAAGTGGTCGGGCACGCGAAGCGCTCGTTTGACGACATCTTCCAGATCATCGGCGTCCACGCCACGCAGGGTCGTACCGTGTGGCTGGGATTCCGTGACCGTTTCCCATGGCTGCTCACCAACGTAACCGGCGGCCTTCTGTGCGCCGTGCTGGTCAGTCAGTACGAACACCTGCTGGATGCGGCCGTGGTGCTGGCCGTGTTCCTGCCGATGGTGCTGGCCCTCGCCGAAAGCATCAGCATGCAGTCGGCCACATTGACGCTGCACAACCTGCACAGCGGCGGCATGACCTGGGCTCTTCTTGGCCCCGCCATGCGCCGCGAGTTGAGCGTGGCCGCGCTACTCGGATCGGGGTGCGGACTGCTGGTTGGTGGCATCTCCTGGGCGTGGAAGGGCAACGGTGAACTGGCGTTTGCGCTCGGCGGTGCGATCGCGTTCTCCATGGCGACGGCGGCCCTGCTCGGACTGTTGCTGCCGACGATGCTGCATGCCGGTAAACTTGATCCAAAAATTGCGGCCGGTCCAATTGTGTTGGCTGTCGCGGATGTGTGCGCGTTGTTGATCTACTTCAACCTGGCGGCGTTGTTTGTATGA
- a CDS encoding aminotransferase class I/II-fold pyridoxal phosphate-dependent enzyme yields the protein MKIEPFLLERWMTRHETHVKYDIAESGILPLSTHDLLQFEPEDARAATLEALLQLPLGYSEACGTVALRSALAATYESVGADQILVTTGAIEANYLLFNVLLDAGDHVIAPYPAYQQLYSVPRAIGCEVSLWRVGPDTGYRYDVDALERLVTPKTKLIVVNTPHNPTGAMLSPADAARVYALAESVGAWVIGDEAYRWLSVPGGDPFAPPVVDMGARGISVGTLSKPYGLPGLRIGWMAGPRDVIERCWGMRDYITLSPGKLNDALACLALRHHDKIVERNRGIITTNLAAATAWIDSRQDVLSWTAPRGGLLGLLKYNLPVDSLTLADSLATEYSVMLAPGSAFGYEKHLRLGIGQRPDVFAKGLVEAGRALDRYRT from the coding sequence ATGAAAATCGAACCATTCTTGCTCGAACGATGGATGACGCGGCACGAGACCCACGTCAAGTACGACATCGCTGAAAGCGGCATCCTGCCGCTCTCCACACACGACCTTCTGCAGTTTGAACCGGAAGACGCGCGGGCGGCCACGCTCGAGGCGTTGCTGCAGTTGCCGCTCGGCTACAGCGAGGCGTGCGGCACGGTGGCGCTGCGGTCGGCGCTTGCGGCCACGTACGAGTCGGTGGGGGCCGATCAAATCCTGGTGACGACAGGTGCGATCGAAGCGAACTACCTGTTGTTCAACGTGCTGCTCGACGCCGGCGACCATGTCATCGCGCCGTATCCCGCGTATCAGCAACTGTACTCCGTGCCGCGGGCCATCGGTTGTGAGGTGTCGTTGTGGCGCGTGGGACCCGACACCGGGTATCGCTACGACGTGGACGCGCTCGAGCGCCTGGTCACACCCAAGACCAAACTGATCGTCGTCAATACGCCGCACAATCCGACGGGCGCGATGCTGTCACCGGCTGATGCGGCGCGGGTTTACGCGCTGGCGGAATCGGTGGGCGCGTGGGTGATTGGCGATGAAGCCTACCGGTGGTTGAGCGTGCCAGGGGGCGATCCGTTCGCGCCGCCTGTGGTGGATATGGGCGCGCGAGGCATCAGCGTTGGCACGTTGTCCAAGCCGTACGGCCTGCCGGGCCTGCGCATCGGCTGGATGGCGGGGCCGCGCGACGTCATCGAACGGTGCTGGGGGATGCGCGACTACATCACGCTCAGTCCCGGCAAACTCAACGATGCGTTGGCGTGCCTGGCCCTGCGTCATCACGACAAGATCGTGGAGCGCAACCGCGGCATCATCACGACAAATCTGGCCGCGGCCACGGCGTGGATCGACTCGCGCCAGGACGTGTTGTCGTGGACGGCGCCACGCGGCGGACTGCTTGGGCTGCTCAAGTACAACCTGCCGGTGGATTCGCTGACGCTCGCCGACTCTCTGGCCACTGAGTACAGCGTGATGCTGGCACCCGGGTCCGCCTTCGGCTACGAGAAGCATCTGCGGCTGGGGATCGGCCAGCGCCCTGACGTGTTTGCGAAGGGCCTGGTCGAAGCCGGACGCGCGTTGGACCGCTACAGAACTTAG
- a CDS encoding MBL fold metallo-hydrolase has protein sequence MRTAFAFGLALLAGPLNSAQTAAALEARFIGNMAYAISDGTTTLFSDFPYESGYSVYMEYDAREIQARTARTLALITHRHGDHWDKPLFDRTDWHVIGPTDAVFGVPAGRLVRALPVAPARQTVPFGDISIEALPTPHAKIGHYSYLVTWHGMRLYFTGDTEDTTELLAATNLDVAFVSPWLFHAARKSGRAIDAKRVVIYHQEAGRLRYRGAPGRVRCPGKVPRFGWSGSGLFGQPAGVELRTVPRESHAEAHRRRHPRRRCRSVLPWLEQRHVADLTGLHRLR, from the coding sequence TTGCGAACCGCATTTGCTTTCGGCCTTGCCCTTCTTGCCGGGCCACTGAACTCCGCTCAAACCGCTGCCGCCCTCGAGGCGCGCTTCATCGGCAACATGGCGTACGCCATTTCCGACGGCACGACGACGCTGTTTTCGGACTTTCCGTATGAGTCCGGCTACAGCGTGTATATGGAGTACGACGCGCGGGAGATTCAAGCCCGCACGGCGCGGACGCTCGCCCTCATCACCCATCGCCATGGCGACCACTGGGACAAGCCGCTCTTCGACCGTACCGACTGGCATGTGATTGGTCCGACCGACGCGGTCTTCGGTGTCCCGGCCGGCCGCCTGGTTCGCGCGCTGCCGGTGGCGCCCGCGCGACAGACCGTGCCCTTCGGCGACATCTCGATCGAGGCGTTACCGACACCTCACGCGAAGATCGGTCACTACTCGTACCTCGTGACCTGGCACGGCATGCGACTGTATTTCACCGGTGATACCGAAGACACCACCGAGTTGCTGGCGGCAACGAACCTGGATGTGGCGTTTGTGTCGCCATGGCTGTTTCACGCAGCGCGCAAGAGCGGCCGCGCGATCGACGCGAAGCGCGTGGTGATCTATCACCAGGAGGCGGGGAGACTTCGATACCGGGGTGCGCCGGGACGTGTTCGGTGCCCAGGCAAGGTGCCACGTTTCGGCTGGAGCGGTAGCGGGTTATTCGGCCAACCAGCGGGTGTAGAATTGCGCACCGTTCCCCGTGAATCTCACGCAGAAGCGCATCGCCGGCGGCATCCTCGCAGGCGGTGTCGTTCTGTTCTACCTTGGCTTGAACAGCGGCACGTGGCTGATCTCACCGGACTCCACCGACTACGTTGA
- the rocF gene encoding arginase — protein MAPRPVHIIGVPLDLGGGRRGVDMGPSAVRIAGLGERLAAMGCTVTDKGDLATPIPETQVARDPSKRYIKDIAKVCQRVYQQTRQSLMDGALPIVIGGDHSLAAGSVGASADFAVEHGGQLGVLWIDAHGDMNTPATTSSGNVHGMPLAALVGTEPAELAGIGARSPKVKAEHVVLIGIRNLDEAEKAQIRAAKVHVFTMKDIDQHGIAVVMKRALDLATTGTTGLHVSFDLDACDPAIAPGVGTPVKGGLSYREAHMVMEMIADSGKMTALDLVEVNPILDSQNQTATLAAELALSALGMGIL, from the coding sequence ATGGCCCCTCGACCCGTACACATCATCGGCGTACCGCTTGACCTGGGCGGTGGCCGTCGCGGCGTGGACATGGGTCCCTCCGCCGTCCGCATCGCGGGCCTCGGCGAACGCCTGGCCGCGATGGGCTGCACGGTGACCGACAAGGGCGACCTGGCGACACCAATCCCGGAGACCCAGGTAGCGCGCGACCCGAGCAAGCGCTACATCAAGGACATCGCCAAGGTGTGCCAGCGCGTCTACCAGCAGACGCGGCAGTCGCTCATGGACGGCGCGCTGCCGATTGTCATCGGCGGCGACCATTCCCTCGCGGCCGGGTCGGTCGGCGCGTCCGCAGACTTCGCGGTGGAGCACGGCGGCCAGTTGGGCGTGTTGTGGATCGACGCCCACGGCGACATGAACACGCCCGCCACCACGTCGTCGGGCAACGTGCACGGCATGCCGCTGGCGGCGCTCGTCGGCACTGAACCGGCGGAACTGGCCGGCATCGGTGCGCGTTCGCCCAAGGTGAAGGCCGAACACGTGGTGCTGATCGGCATTCGCAATCTGGACGAGGCCGAAAAGGCACAGATTCGTGCCGCGAAGGTCCATGTCTTCACGATGAAGGACATCGACCAGCACGGTATCGCCGTGGTGATGAAACGTGCGCTCGACCTCGCCACCACCGGCACCACCGGCCTGCACGTGTCTTTCGATCTTGACGCGTGTGACCCGGCCATCGCCCCGGGAGTGGGTACGCCGGTCAAAGGCGGCCTCTCCTACCGCGAGGCCCACATGGTGATGGAGATGATCGCCGACTCGGGCAAGATGACCGCCCTCGATCTGGTCGAGGTCAATCCCATCCTCGACTCGCAGAACCAGACGGCCACCCTCGCGGCCGAACTCGCGCTTTCAGCGCTCGGCATGGGAATCCTTTAG
- a CDS encoding O-methyltransferase, whose amino-acid sequence MLFSHRKPALTFAMPALICLAAAACGAPAPTSQPPAPPPDTAPTDQTALLAEIKANDAGQLAVSEEDGRFLRVLVATRGTRRALEIGGASGYSGIWIGQGLRQTGGRLVTIEYDPVRAKEAAANIARAGLSDIVQVIAGDAFVEIPKLQGTFDMVFLDAWKKDYKAFFELTYPTLEPGGVFLAHNVVNKREEMGDFFDAIGVAPGAWSTIIAPSGEGISLTYKSR is encoded by the coding sequence ATGCTGTTTTCTCACCGTAAACCGGCACTGACCTTCGCGATGCCGGCCCTGATCTGCCTCGCGGCCGCCGCTTGCGGCGCCCCGGCGCCCACTTCTCAGCCCCCCGCGCCACCGCCTGACACCGCCCCCACAGACCAGACGGCCCTGCTCGCAGAGATTAAGGCCAATGACGCCGGGCAACTGGCCGTGTCCGAAGAAGACGGGCGCTTTCTGCGCGTGCTGGTGGCCACACGCGGCACCAGGCGCGCGCTCGAAATCGGCGGCGCCAGCGGGTATTCCGGCATCTGGATTGGCCAGGGCCTGCGCCAGACCGGCGGTCGGCTTGTGACCATTGAGTACGACCCCGTGCGCGCGAAAGAGGCGGCCGCCAATATCGCCCGCGCCGGACTCTCGGACATCGTGCAGGTCATCGCCGGCGACGCGTTTGTTGAAATCCCCAAGCTGCAGGGCACGTTCGACATGGTCTTCCTCGACGCGTGGAAGAAAGACTACAAGGCGTTTTTTGAACTGACCTACCCCACACTGGAACCGGGCGGCGTGTTCCTGGCACACAACGTGGTGAACAAACGCGAAGAGATGGGCGACTTCTTTGATGCGATTGGCGTCGCACCCGGCGCCTGGTCCACCATCATCGCCCCCTCGGGCGAAGGCATCTCGCTGACCTACAAGAGCCGGTAA
- a CDS encoding VWA domain-containing protein: MLPALLTAVTLSGQQPPPQTAPAQTTPQRPTFTSQTDLVTLDVIVRDKRGQFIPDLKMKDFVVLEDGVEQSIGDYRLVYGGRELSVEVLSAPTAAPEGMILPPTRPPSDVAGRVFIIFIDDLHLQAGDSPRVRNLLTQITNTLVHDGDLFSVVSTGPSSIEVQQTYDRGRLTESIKKVMGAGMSPEDILLAPASTAGPQELRHRVHVAFSTAYDLLKQLERVNNRRKAFIYLSSGYDFNPFTESRWKQEQERYAVPQRDANGNMPLETGITSRERDGMNPFETGSQAFAVADLVSQLAELTRAANRANATFYTIDPRGLIAGPDINQNFTTTEWRNYVTTSVDSLRTIADLTGGFCICNSNDFKKGLARIDAETSDYYILSYYSKNPDPMRRVRKIEVKVNRENVDVTHRSDWTLPFARRK, from the coding sequence ATGCTGCCGGCCCTTCTGACCGCAGTGACGCTCAGCGGCCAACAGCCGCCGCCTCAGACGGCGCCGGCGCAGACGACACCCCAGAGGCCGACATTCACTAGTCAGACGGATCTGGTCACGCTCGACGTGATCGTCCGCGACAAACGCGGGCAGTTCATTCCCGATCTGAAGATGAAGGACTTCGTGGTCCTCGAAGACGGCGTGGAGCAGTCGATTGGCGATTACCGGCTGGTCTATGGCGGACGCGAACTCTCGGTGGAGGTGCTCAGTGCCCCCACGGCCGCGCCCGAAGGCATGATCCTGCCGCCCACCCGGCCGCCGTCAGACGTGGCCGGCCGCGTGTTCATCATTTTCATCGACGACCTGCACCTGCAGGCGGGGGATTCGCCGCGCGTGCGCAACCTGCTGACGCAGATTACCAACACACTCGTCCATGACGGCGACTTGTTCTCGGTCGTCTCCACGGGCCCGTCGTCGATCGAAGTGCAGCAGACCTACGACCGCGGCCGGCTGACCGAGTCCATCAAGAAGGTCATGGGCGCCGGCATGTCGCCCGAAGACATCCTGCTGGCGCCGGCCTCGACTGCGGGGCCGCAGGAACTGCGCCATCGCGTCCACGTGGCGTTTTCCACCGCGTACGACCTGCTGAAACAGCTTGAGCGGGTCAACAATCGGCGGAAGGCATTCATCTACCTGAGTTCGGGCTACGACTTCAACCCGTTCACCGAATCGCGCTGGAAGCAGGAGCAGGAGCGCTACGCCGTGCCGCAGCGCGACGCCAATGGCAACATGCCGCTCGAGACCGGCATCACGTCGCGCGAGCGCGACGGAATGAATCCTTTCGAAACGGGGAGCCAGGCCTTTGCCGTGGCGGATCTGGTGTCGCAGCTGGCCGAACTGACACGGGCCGCCAACCGGGCGAATGCCACGTTCTACACGATTGACCCGCGCGGGCTCATCGCCGGTCCCGACATCAACCAGAACTTCACGACCACCGAGTGGCGCAACTACGTCACCACGTCGGTGGATTCGCTCAGGACCATCGCGGACCTGACGGGCGGGTTCTGCATCTGCAACTCCAACGATTTCAAGAAGGGTTTGGCGCGAATTGACGCGGAAACCTCCGATTACTACATCCTCAGCTACTACTCGAAGAACCCCGATCCGATGCGCCGGGTCCGGAAAATCGAGGTGAAAGTGAACCGCGAGAACGTGGACGTCACGCACCGGTCCGACTGGACGCTGCCGTTCGCCAGGCGGAAATAA
- a CDS encoding TonB-dependent receptor produces MRKSTLFLSFVLCAALAVAESASAQTVTTGALSGSVVDAQGGVLPGATVVAIHRPTGTTYEGVTMSDGKYILQNVQVGGPYSITVTMSGFRKKEESGIIVNLGEERQVPFKLELESVSEAVTVVGEATSIDVTRAGAAANIAGEVKEALPTISRSLLDIVRINPYFAAITTNNTVTAVSVAGRNARYNSIQIDGAVFNDLFGLAETGTPGGQTEAQPISIDAIAQIQLVVSPYDVRQGGFSGGGINAVTKSGANQLSGTAFYFGRNQDWVGKGITNTPIATFADKQGGFSVGGAIKQSKAFFFANADWGRKTTPTGFCISGCGQTFRGAEADVASFFNILNTKYGYSIDGASDEFSRTTNSDKYLGKVDINLSSNHRLTFRHNYVNALNDIGSTSTSSYTTPDGFYRIRNKSNGLVAQLNSTFGNAVNEFRIAYTRVRDRRAGQDFESKPFPRVTVRLASGIQITVGRENFSAANELDQDIIELHDDYTVLKGRHTITIGTHNEFFQFRNLFIRDNFGTYTFNSLSFFDQGLAQQFDYSYPTNPGQAAAEFGVRTLGFYVGDQWRWRPNVTLTMGARVDVPMFPDKPTANPAAVANFGFATDTTPSGVRYSPRIGFNWDLEGDGSKQLRGGVGMFSGRTPYVWLSNQYGNTGIEFQRIGASNNAASRIPFVANPSGQPTTVTGASGSSFQNEIDLIDPNYKYPTLLRGNLAYETKLPGGLVASGEFLFTKNIQDVKYQNLNRDLQSGTQNLDGRPIYTRDTTTLSDVIYLTNSSEGHTWSGIVELRKPFRNGFFFNSSYLYGESKATMEGTSSQAASNWGNVLTPGDPNNPPLGTSVYDPGHRVNFSASYEMGLFGGATGTASVYYSGQSGRPFTLTYFGDVNGDGRTSNDLLYIPASASEVAFTGGTYQQLVNFLQEDGCLAEYIGKIIPRNVCRAPWSNQLDFRYSVALPFQRVKAEISLDIINVLNLIDSKRGIQEYATFNAISPVTPVLTSGQVTGYNISFITGSSFRKWQRDDLRSRWQMQLGGRIRF; encoded by the coding sequence GTGAGGAAGTCAACGCTGTTTCTCAGCTTTGTGCTGTGTGCGGCGCTTGCCGTTGCGGAGTCTGCCTCGGCGCAGACCGTGACGACCGGTGCTCTGTCAGGCTCGGTTGTGGACGCGCAGGGTGGAGTGTTGCCGGGCGCCACGGTCGTGGCCATCCACCGGCCGACCGGAACGACGTACGAAGGCGTCACCATGTCGGACGGCAAGTACATCCTGCAGAACGTGCAGGTGGGCGGGCCGTACTCCATCACCGTCACCATGTCGGGCTTCCGCAAAAAGGAAGAAAGCGGCATCATCGTCAACCTCGGCGAAGAGCGCCAGGTGCCGTTCAAGCTCGAACTTGAGTCCGTGTCCGAGGCTGTGACGGTTGTGGGTGAAGCGACGTCCATCGACGTCACGCGCGCAGGCGCCGCGGCAAACATCGCCGGCGAAGTCAAGGAAGCCCTGCCGACCATTTCGCGCAGCCTGCTGGATATCGTGCGCATCAATCCCTACTTCGCCGCCATCACCACCAACAACACGGTGACCGCCGTGTCGGTGGCGGGCCGCAACGCACGCTACAACAGCATTCAGATTGACGGCGCCGTGTTCAACGACCTGTTCGGTCTGGCCGAGACGGGCACGCCCGGCGGGCAGACGGAAGCGCAGCCCATCAGCATCGACGCCATTGCGCAGATTCAGCTCGTCGTGTCGCCGTACGATGTGCGGCAGGGCGGCTTCTCGGGTGGCGGCATCAACGCCGTGACCAAGAGCGGCGCCAACCAGTTGAGCGGCACCGCATTTTATTTCGGCCGCAACCAGGACTGGGTGGGCAAGGGCATCACCAACACGCCGATCGCCACATTCGCCGACAAACAGGGCGGCTTCAGCGTGGGCGGCGCGATCAAGCAGAGCAAGGCCTTCTTCTTCGCCAACGCCGACTGGGGCCGCAAGACGACGCCCACGGGTTTCTGCATTTCGGGGTGCGGGCAGACCTTCCGCGGCGCCGAAGCGGACGTCGCGTCGTTCTTCAACATCCTGAACACGAAGTACGGCTATTCAATCGACGGCGCGTCGGACGAGTTCAGCCGCACGACGAACTCGGACAAGTACCTGGGCAAGGTGGACATCAATCTCTCGTCCAACCATCGCCTCACGTTCCGCCACAACTACGTGAACGCCCTCAACGACATCGGCAGCACCAGCACGTCGAGCTACACCACGCCCGACGGGTTCTACCGGATTCGCAACAAGTCGAACGGTCTGGTGGCCCAGCTGAATTCCACGTTCGGCAACGCCGTCAATGAGTTCCGGATCGCCTACACGCGTGTGCGCGACCGCCGGGCGGGACAGGACTTTGAGAGCAAGCCGTTCCCGCGCGTCACGGTGCGTCTGGCCAGCGGCATTCAGATCACGGTGGGCCGCGAGAACTTCTCGGCCGCCAACGAACTGGATCAGGACATCATCGAACTCCACGACGACTACACGGTCCTGAAGGGGCGCCACACGATTACGATCGGCACCCACAACGAATTCTTCCAGTTCAGGAACCTGTTCATCCGCGACAACTTCGGCACCTACACCTTCAACAGCCTGTCCTTCTTCGACCAGGGCCTGGCCCAGCAGTTCGACTACAGCTACCCCACCAATCCCGGCCAAGCCGCGGCCGAGTTCGGGGTGCGCACCCTGGGCTTCTACGTGGGTGACCAGTGGCGCTGGCGCCCGAACGTGACCCTGACGATGGGCGCGCGTGTTGACGTGCCGATGTTCCCCGACAAGCCGACGGCCAACCCGGCCGCGGTGGCGAACTTCGGGTTCGCGACCGACACCACGCCGTCGGGCGTGCGCTACTCGCCGCGCATCGGTTTCAACTGGGACCTCGAGGGTGATGGATCCAAGCAGCTGCGCGGCGGCGTGGGCATGTTCTCGGGCCGCACACCGTATGTGTGGCTGTCGAACCAGTACGGCAACACGGGCATCGAGTTCCAGCGCATCGGCGCGTCGAACAACGCGGCGAGCCGCATTCCGTTCGTCGCCAATCCGTCGGGGCAGCCCACGACGGTCACCGGCGCATCGGGTTCGTCGTTCCAGAACGAAATCGACCTGATCGATCCCAACTACAAGTACCCGACGTTGCTGCGCGGCAACCTCGCGTACGAGACCAAGCTGCCGGGCGGCCTGGTGGCGTCGGGCGAGTTCCTGTTCACCAAGAACATCCAGGACGTCAAGTACCAGAACCTGAATCGCGACCTGCAGTCGGGCACGCAGAACCTCGATGGCCGTCCGATCTACACGCGCGACACCACGACGCTCAGCGACGTCATCTACCTCACGAACTCGAGTGAGGGACACACGTGGAGCGGCATCGTGGAACTGCGCAAGCCGTTCCGCAACGGGTTCTTCTTCAACTCGTCGTACCTCTACGGCGAATCGAAGGCGACCATGGAAGGCACGTCCAGCCAGGCGGCGTCCAACTGGGGCAACGTTCTGACGCCCGGCGACCCGAACAATCCGCCACTGGGCACGTCGGTCTACGACCCGGGTCACCGCGTCAACTTCTCGGCGTCGTACGAGATGGGGCTGTTTGGTGGCGCCACCGGCACGGCGTCGGTGTACTACTCGGGCCAGTCGGGCCGGCCGTTCACGCTGACCTACTTCGGCGACGTCAACGGTGATGGCCGCACGAGCAACGACCTGCTCTACATTCCGGCATCGGCGTCGGAAGTGGCGTTCACGGGCGGCACCTACCAGCAGCTGGTGAACTTCCTCCAGGAAGACGGTTGCCTGGCTGAGTACATTGGCAAGATCATCCCGCGCAACGTCTGCCGCGCGCCCTGGTCGAACCAGCTCGACTTCCGCTACAGCGTCGCGCTGCCGTTCCAGCGCGTCAAGGCGGAGATCTCGCTCGACATCATCAACGTGTTGAACCTCATCGATTCCAAGCGCGGCATTCAGGAGTACGCCACGTTCAACGCGATCTCGCCGGTCACGCCGGTGCTCACCTCTGGCCAGGTGACGGGATACAACATCTCGTTCATCACGGGCTCGAGCTTCCGCAAGTGGCAGCGCGACGACCTGCGCTCGCGCTGGCAGATGCAGCTCGGCGGACGGATCCGGTTCTAA